AATACAATTGACTGTGATAAGCTAAATTAAAATGACATATACTCCAGAGGAAAATCCCAGCTGAGTCGCGATCGAGGATCAGCCGCGTTTTGCCCAAGGTCACATGGAAACGTGGGATCGAGTGTTGTTACTCTCATGCTAATAATACGTTTGCAttataaagaaacaaaacattttcGCTCAAGAACGCCAAATCATCTCATCTAATTTCTTTGATTTGTCAGCCAAGAAGGTTTCAGTGAAGTCAATCACTCTTGAAAAAGACTGCAATGGTGAACGATTTTCGCTAAACAATTTCTAGCATCATTCCACAGCCCGATGGCTCACAATATTTAAGCTCGATGGATCTTCATGTCAATATTATTAATCTCTTGCAACAAGTTTGTTTCCTCTTCACAGCTGTCGTCGTCATCTGAAAATGGAAATTGTATCCGATGGACGGGAGGTTCTTCGATTGTTCGGGGATAATTTTCTATGTGCTTTCTAATGAAGAACTTTAGTAGCTTGTAGTAGCAATAAGCCAGAGCTCCGGTGCTTGCTATTGTAGTAGCCGCAATTATGAGCCATCCAAGTGCAACCATAATTTGTCTTCTGCATGACTTCAAACAAGTTAGCTAGAGGTTATTCTTGTCCATTCCCGTGCGAAGCCGTCAGTCTTTCTCAACTGCACGCCGCGAGATCAGCTCTCTGTTATCAAGCCTGTCCCGTTCAGATCCCAAGAAGAACCTCAAGCCAGCGCTTGGATTCCATTTGAATTCCTTCAAACGAAGCTAAATGATATTGCTTAATGGTTCAGTGAGTATTTGTATAAACGTTTCACCGATCATCTCTGAGTGAATAATTAAATAACGCTGATAATTTCTGAATTGTTTCTTTTCATTGCTTCAAGCCCAGCTTTCATCAAACAATGCATTCTCGAAAATTTTCACCCAATTGGCTCTGAATTGAAAGATAAATCTCTCGGAAAAAATCTACTGGAAAAAAGTGTTGCTGCTAGTTTTGTTATGCCCTAGTTCTCAAGCAGTCCGGGATCTTTTCCGAAAACGCCTGTTATGTTTAGAAACGatgttttcttcaaatatttaaaacactttaaatttgaaatggGTCTTCCTGGTTCTTTCCCTTTGTCAGCTCTTTTCGCGCGCATGTTATGAGTTCGCCATGCTGAGAGAAAAAAGCAAACTTAAATTATAGAGGTGCTTTCGATGACGTCATTGTGACTGCGACAAAGAGCTTCAACCGAAAACGCCGACGACAAAGAGCTGGTCATCTTAAAGTGTAACCCCGTGTTTTTGCAATGATTTCTACGTTCTTCAAGGTCGTTTGGCTTTCTAAATGTGCCCTAATCATCTTGGAATCAAATTGATATGAGCGGTTTGATATAgagagaaaaagtaaaaaaaattgccgTCAAGTGTGAACACCGTGGCCAAAActgaaaaacaggtcatttcgcgTCGTTCATTGGACGACAACGGTTGCAAAATGTTCACGAGTTAAAAATGTTCATGCACAACGtgaaaaaaacttttgttgttcattgtcaaatatgcaaataaaattgaagaatTGACCCCTAACTATTTCACGCAATTGATTATCTCGTTTCATTAAACGGAGGAAAACAGCAAGGTTGCAGGTCACGTGAGTAAAAACATTCAATATTTGCAATTCAATTCAGAAATAACATAGAAGTCATGGTATCGGCTTCATGGTCTATGTAGTACTTTAATAAGTGGAGCTAATATTGTTGTCGTTGAAGACCGTCACCAGCCTTGGAGCGAATATGGTTGTGTTGGAAACCTCTTTAATCGTGTGTGGAGTTTTAATAATCGCGCTCATAaactttgttgttttgaaggAATGTTCGCTTCGTAATGAAAGAGGAAGACAAGAATGTAAGCCAGCTGAGACAGACGCATCGGGACATGCATATTATTGAGCAACATTTTCACTCCTGTTATTGCATTGGGTATCAAGTTATCACCGTGACTGGGCATGCAAATTGTAATTCGGCGCGGAAACCTGCAAGAATGGAGAGTTTGAGATTTGTAAAATACTGTTTGCGGACAAGAGAATATGATTCTCTTGTGTCTTGTGTTTGATGAACGGAGCAAAGGATTGCAACTTGCGGTCTAATAGCGGAAATGGAAAAGATCCTTAGTAAAATTTGAGTAGCACATTGCAAGAGAGCTCTTTAATGCATTTCCAGAGTACTATCCTTGAATAAACAACATTTCTTCTTGGACCGTTTCGTCGGCTAGGAAACGGAAAGAACCTTATCTGCATGGCTGTGAGGATctgaggcccgtttctcgaaagccccgtaaatttttcgggtccgaaaagccattcgtaaaactccgacccgcttgttctgtaaagctggtcttttcacatGATGTAAagggaagaaaaattaaaataactgcagagTTTCGTGACTTGGAACTCCTTGGCTttcaagatacaaagagaattacgtaacccgaaaagtttcgggactttcgagaaacgggcccctggagaGAGTTGCCGCCGGAATTCGTAATCGTAACATGTTATCGACAAACTGAAATCACAAGAACATGCCTTATGACATGATTTTTCGATGATCTTTTTCGCGATGTTTTTCaaattccgtgtttaattgaCAATTGCTGTAATGAATAATTTGTCTTCACGCTTTACTGCATGTTGCGTGTATATTGTTCGTGCTCCGTTCCATTGATTTTTCAAGTCTTCCCTagtctttcaaaatggcgaatTGTCGACGACCAATCCCCGTCTCTCGATTTAATGCGCATGCGTGTATTACAAACGATACCCACAATGCCTTTCAGGAAAACATTGCTTCGCAAAAAGCTGacgcaaaaataaaaataaataagtaaaagacATAAAGATATGTTAATTAATCATCGCTGCTGTTTTCCAAGCGCTGTTTTTGTTCGAGTTTTTCCTGTTAAGTTTCTCACAGCATATGATATTTTCAGCCTTCAGTAAAATAAATCACGAGTTTGTTGAAATTATGAATAGAACAAGGGTGTTTATTAACATCATAAGTCCATGATTTCATGATTGCATGCAGAAGGATAGATTATAATTAATGCAAGGTTGTACGCGTATTTGTGAAATCTTAATTTGCAAGAAAGGATGAAATTAGGATGAAATTTCCACGTGCGAAccaaaatgtttgttttgattcaacACCCATTTCAAGTCACGTGATCGCCGCTCCTAAGTTAGCCGATTGTGTCTATTGAAACATAATAAAACTAATTACACATATACTAAGCACACAGTTGTTGTCTTCAAGACTTTAAAATTTGTTAGTTGAAGCCTTGTTATTGCGGGCAAAATCATCAAGATTTAATAAAGTGGTTTGTTAAGCCATCAACACTTCTCGCAGAACTTGAAAAACAAGTTTTACGACAGAACAGCAGCGTCAGGTGGCGTCCTTTCAGGAGAGAAAACTCTAGACGAAAggaaatcagttataaaatttACACGCTGGTGGAGATACTGAGTAACTACGTTGAAATTTTGCGCGAGGCATTTTCCTGTGGATTTTGAAGTTCTTTGGGTGAATTCAAAGATGTTTGCTGTTGAAGCTTGTGCTATTGGTATAGCCTCAGCTTTTGTGCTCTCCTTCGTCTACGTGTCTTTCTTGAAGAAAATGGTGAAAACTTCGTCGGAAGTCAGCAAAGAGAGAGAGCGGACAGGGACAAACAAAACGACGAAGTAGTACAGAGAATAAGCAAGATCGACTCAGAATTCACAAAATTGGAACAATGACTATATATTCAAACACAAACCCACGAGTCTTACCGAGGAAACGCTGAGAAAAACGAGAAACAACATTATGTGATTACAATTTTGCGGACGATATAATAACACAACTTGCATGCTCCGACTCCGAGTGTCATTATGGCTTGGATTTCATGCAGCAGTTATGAATAACTTTGCAACATTTTGCCTCTAAATTATCCCTAGTTGAACATATCAGAGCAAACGCTTTTTCAATCACTGCCCAATGTAATATAAAGTAAGAGTAATTTAAGGTCAATACCGTGCAATACTACGAGAAAGAAAATACAATATGATGACACCTTTGACTTGTTATTTCTTTAACACAAAACGGATATTTTCTCCATTCTATTATTTAGAGCTAGTTAAAGAATTGGCCGGCGAGAGAAGCAAGCTGGAGCGCACAAGAACTTTGAACTTGTTTTGCCCAGTCAATGCATATGTATTGCAGGTCACCTGCAAAAGTGAGCTTGTTTACAACTCGCATTGTATAACTTTAcgaaaacaaagtttcaaattGATCCTTTTCGCGTACCACGCTTGTTTCAAATTTCCCACTTCAACCCGAAAAAAACAGTGCATAAATAGCGGACAATCAACATTAAAGAGACCAATAAGAAAATATCTTTCCCGAAATTGCGCGAGCGAAATTTCCTCCCCGGACGTTCAGAGACTCCGCTTCAATGGCAACTGTTTCTGTCTGTTTTGTTTAGTTCGTTTGTGAACGGTAAGAAACAAATTACGATATACTTGCGTTTTATGAGATTTGATTTGATAAAAGTGCAATTTGGACTGCAATTGTGCGTGCAAAGTGTGAAATGTGTCTCTCAAAACGGCGCGGGAAACGCACGTGCGAAATGCTAAGGCTCATTAAAACGAAACAAGAATTTTCAGAGCTCAATCTGAACGACCGTTTCAAAATTAGAATTCAAGAGAGCTCATTAAAGACTTTCAAGTATACAAACGTTCCGACCATCGATTTAATTCATCAAACAAAATTATTCCATTCCCTCACGCCAGTAGATATAGAGTTCTAAGCAACCGCACATTTGTTCCAAAGGCAGACGGTAATGCACTATAGAAACAATTAGAAGTAGATAACTCAACACACCTCTCACTTCCGtgagttttgttttctcaattcaAATAACATGACATTCGATCTCAAGGGTATTTTCCTTTCATCTTTTTATAATTGTAGGATCCTATATTGAGGAAGAACATGAAACGAAATTGACGAAACTAACAAACACTTAATGtacacaaatatttttttttcatccagcTTCGATCGAAAGGGGCCAAAAATTGCAAACTCTAAACCACAGAgcggtttagggttagggtttagtttcttttcgtttcacttcttctcattttcaattCTTTCGCCAAATTATTCAtttctctacatggcttgcaacatgtggaaaatcactgccctcacttgagagatatcgagttgaagactggtagaaaaattccatttatctccgctttccccatgtattattctctaaataattggattggagagcatgaaattacaaaactaaaagaaaaaaaatagttgcttcgaatccagaaaaaaggacacaaaaacaagcgcaaaaagacatgaatgaaattgaaTGATACAAAATGGACTTTTTGATGTTTTCaccaatgcgcatgcgtaaacacCATCTATTTTGCACTAGTAGTCACCTCAAACTActgtatgaaaaacaagaaggggtctgagccttgaaatgagtgccCTTGCTAGAGCACGTGCGcagttgttaaatatgctctacattagtacacacctaagcgcaccacatggagaaaatatctagaagactcttctatatatatagaaattggtactatctatgagtcgagctgagtggatgaatgggatctgtctcatatggtctaggggccgacttatctctccctccctgcctgtcggtgacgataggtatctgaaccttagctcacaaaagcgacctccgggccgaaatctcggggagcatcgtttggtacgacgctctggcaccacgtccagaggtactgttgtctcggggttttgtttgcgcatgcgcagttccCTATTACTCTAGTTCGTACCACACTCGTGGGAACGAAATGAATTGcctagggtcaagtgaatacgtGACAGTGTTCATGTCATTtgctcgtgccagtttcctttacatgcgggcggatcagtcatctagttggttgatcagaacttcattctcaaaatcgaccattttgtaaccattttgccttactatagcctttgcaacatgtccattttttaaaattttgtttttaaaaatatttgcatttatttaagactgatatttattgcactgttcaaatcaaagatagctgtatggTGGATATAAAGAATAGGAGATTTACTTACTTTTCTTACGTTTAATCTGAGActtgactgcagcagaagatgctATACTTGGTTtcaatgcattttatcgttgatttggcgcagaaatcactgcgagaaaagactttttactagaTTTGTTGCATTTTAGCGTTGATTTTGCGCGCGCGGCGAGACTGTGGAAACAAATGTTttagttttcttgttttcgatagacttcgcacacCCGTGACTttggaggcagatattttaagttctttaattgtatcttatgactgattttgcaagagagtaacggccgaagcagatttcttgttcttgtaggaagtatattttatcattgaattcgaacgtaagttgctggagaagcactgtgatattatttatattgttcgttaagtatttcaacattgactGATGTTATAAGCAATGATTGAGTGCTGGAGCCATCTTTTAGGTAAGGTAGTGTTTGTGCGCGGGTGActgcgcgggcagatatgttgcgttcttcctttgaatgtcatcattgattttttcaataaaagcttatgtgaaaagatctgatgttgcatatttctgagtttcgtgtttaaaaatatgctgataaaggtggattttCACTGTCACTGTTACttacgcacttgtatttgactggcATTACGCgagtaaataaaattcaagataatgaatgaacggcaagtgattaacgtaaaagttgggagaaaacaacaacgaaaaggtcttagttttcgaggtctattttttagcAAGGCTTTTTAATTAGCAGCAACTTTTCAATTtacagcatgtcccttgtgggccaccgtaccgACATTTCAACCATTCACCGAGAAACAAACGAGAAATAAATTGACGAATTGCAAAACACACTCCTACAATCCTTCTCCTTGAGAAATTCACCCTAAAATGGATCGTTAAATGGATAATGAGGGTGTTTCTCGTCTCTCGGAACCTTCTTTCCACCGACCtggagaaacaaaagaaaacaacaagtttttACATGAAAATAAATGCGGGCAGAACAAATCAACAAACTTGAACAACAGCAGTTTGGACTTCTTCGCTTCTTCCTGAACAAAGGTATTTATGCAAGCGAGTTTTGGCCGCGGCCATTCAACGCAAATTTCTACCGCGCACTGGTTAAGCAAAGAATGTAGCACACACGAGACGTAATGGCGACCAGGACGGAAACGATGGGGCGACGTGTTTTATTAAGCAAAAAGAATACTTTTACGTTTTTCAGTTTCATACATTTGTCTGCCGTCCTCTGTGAAAGAGTCTTTTGAGGGACGTTGGAAAAATGACACTTAAATTTGAATTTCCATCCCGACTGAATGTCTTATCCGTTCAGACCAGTTTAATCTTCACACTGTTAATGGTCACTCCACATTTCATAACATTCGAGGTTTCTGATGCATTCACTAACCTCTATCATTGGAACACAGACTCTGAAAGGAATGTTGAATGATTCGATCACCTTCATGTCCTCAGCAGACAGTTCAAAATCAAAAACCTGCCAACAAATTAGTGTACGTTATTATCTCACGGTTCACTAAAGCGGCTCGTATTTAACAATTGTTTGATCGTTAGCGTGCCCCTACCGTGTTGTGGATGCACGCGGGAGGCTGCTAAGCAAGAAAGAAGCGTTAAAGGCGACAGCCTTTTACGCGTCTTTCTTATAATTATCTCATAGTCGCTTCTTTCTTATGTCTCATGTTTCATAGAGACAACCAAGTCTCCACAACTTAAGAGCCACGGGAATGCCATGCTTCTTTTACGGAACAGATGTGACCTTTCTCTATGAAGGTTAGTATTAACTGTGTTTTCAATACTCAGACATGATTTGTTCAAAGGTTTTGTATATTCTTACCTCGAAGTTGCTTTGAATGCGGGCTGGGGTGACACTCTTTGGAATAACTACCAACCCTCGCTGGATCTGGAACCGCAGACAAACCTGGGCTGGCGTCTTACCATACTTTTTACCGATTTCCACCATTTTAGGATCCTCTAGCAGCAACGGTTCATCAGGTTTTGCCCAAGGGCGATCCGGTGATCCAAGAGGACTGTATGCTGTGACTGCAAAATAGATAACGACAAAGCGCTcacaaaaaatgataaaatgataaacaaaacaataaaaattccTTGACTTATTGCGCAGCTTCTGGAAGGTTAACGTCGACGACGGCCAACACTTCAACTGAAAGAAGACTTCATGTAAGTGTTACTTAATGTCCCCTCACCCTTCTCGTTAAGTTCGCCATCACTTTTAGCACGAAATACGGAAAACAAAATTTACGAAGTGTTCACCAAACTCTACacctcaaagaggcaaaaaatATAACCAAAAACCCAATCTAACAATAACAACACAAATGCCAACCCTAAAGTTTAAACTGGTGAATCATGCTTAGACTCAACTAAACATTTCGttttgtttatcaaaattgaacgTGGATCTAATTATGGGCATTTCTAAGTGAGTTTCTGAATAAACCATTTCcaagttcccctcagtctcattttcaaaacgagtctaggcacaaagttgttgttgaaTTGGTTCTACTTTCAGTAAGAATGAAAACCCATACTGATAACAAAGACTTCACAGTTAGATTTGCTTTGAAAGAGACAGAAGTGAATCTGAGAATGGCTTACTCAATACTGACAGGATGGAGAGGGATGTTGCTTATTTGACTAGCAAAACATTGCCATGAAACCTGCTTCACTGCTTATTTGGTTACCAGTCAATCAGAAAAGTGACCTGACATAAGCCAAAGCGAATTTGCAAAATGCCCATAATTTGACTGTGACAAACTCACCTAAAACATTACTTTTCTTGCAGTGCTCAatgagttgttcttggtttAAGTACGGGTGACACTCCACCTGATTAACTGCTGGCTTCACTTTTGCCTTTTTTATTACTTCATCTACTTGCCGACTATTGAAGTTGGACAAACCTATCAAAACAAATTGTATGTGATTCACAACGCTGCAGTCCTCTTagaaaatttacaaaatttgAATAGTGACTCAAATCAATATATTGATAACAAGGATGGCATTAACaacgataatgataatgataaataaGATATATAAGTTCAGGGGTGGCAACTGCCAAGATAATGACCACCGtgacaggggtttcaataacTTTTGAAATAGCCGTCCATGATAGCCCATTGAAGGCGGCAGTTTGACAAGTTTATGATAGCATTTTTAGTGAAAATCAAGGCAAACTAGCCGGCGGTGTGAGACAAAGCAGGCGGCGGTATACCGCCGGTAAccggcttctattgaaacccctgccGTGATCGACGTGATGCTAACAACGTGTGATGGAAATAATGTGAATACCATGAGCATGGTAACAATTAATATCCATGGGAGatgttaataatttttgttatgatgatgataacgaaTGCCTTTAATTGTTTATGTTTCAAGTTGTAAAGGTCCCCACAAAGCTTTTCATAATTCTGTGGGATACTCCCCACAAGTGCCGTTGATCAAATAGTCTTGTAGctttcttcacacttgaaaacAATCAATGCTATGACTTCAGTAACAGGACTTGTGTTTTCTCAAAAAAACATGGCAGCATTTAGTAAAAAAGTAATCATGTTTTGATAACTGAGGCacatacattaaaaaaaaaaactaaaaacaacaacaacaacaaaaaaatgccAACAAAGAGATAAAAAGAAATTAACTTGCCAATACTTCACTGGAGGCTACATGTAGGTGCTGTGCAACAAATGAGGTGATCGGCAAGACTGGTGATTGACAAGAGGTAACCATGACAACCTAGCCACTGGTCAACCTCCTCACCTGTCACAAAGTCTTCACAGTGTAAAAAGGGTATACTTACCATTTCTTGCCCAATAGGAGGGGATGGGTAAGTGAAAAGCCAAAAGGGCAGCAAACTCCCAGCAAAGGAGAAGCACAAGTACAAACAACAGTGACAACACATGCACGATGTCAATAGCTACTGACCAGCTATTCTTTCCAAGTTATAAACTTTGCTTAAAAAATAACCAATAAAATGCAATATGCTATCTTAACAAAGGTTTTATCTCCACAATAAGAATAATTTGCCAATGTGCAATCAGTTAGAAGTTGGATTGACTCAAGGCAAAATATGCAGTCAGACCATTGGTGCTTAAAGGTGAAATTCTGCCATGAGCACAACAATTGCTAAGGTCAATTTACCAATTGCTTTGACAACACCCTCCTCAACAAGCTCTTCCATGGCCTTCCAAGTGTCGCACGGATCATGGTATGCATAGATCACCTTTCCTTGTTCGTCTTTAGGGAAAGGTTCATCACCATCTTCAAAAGAAAGCGGCCAGTGAATAAGATACAGATCCAGATAATCAAGTCCTAAATCGTCCAATGTCTTCTTTGCCGCAGCAGCAACATCTTTGGGATTATGTTTGGTGTTCCAAAGTTTGGATGTGATAAATAGATCCTCCCTGTTTACCTAAAGTACACAAAAAAGAATGAATGTCATATTGATGTGCTGTATGGCTTGCCCATTTTCACCTGCTCCCTCAAAGCAATCTAAAAAAAGTATCACGACAGTTTCAAAGTCAGAAGACTTGCTGCCACCtgagcatgaaaaaaaaattgcataacCTGTATCAAGCTCAGCAACAGCTGGAGAAGCTTTCAGTACATTTATACATAATTATTGGTAATTCTAATAAATTCAACTGCAAACACAGCCACTTTGAAGAACAAAAGATGGTTGGATGGTGATTTTCACTGCAATTGCTACTTTCACTTTGCATCTCAACTAGCTATGTGGGTTTGCTTTCAtacaagaataataattgttcatCAGTTGGACTGCAATGTCCAGCATTTGAACAGCAACAGCTTGAGAAACAGGGTGGAGTCTATTCATAATAAATGCAAACATTAAATTTCACTAAGAATTATTTCCAAACACAAGCTCCCTTTTAACTGATCGGTGATATAAGCAAAATGAATAATAGTTAACTAATAGTCGAAAATTAATGCGCTTAGTAATTAAGTAACTAATTTTACTTAACCACATATCGCGTATGAGCAACAGCTCGttttaaaaatggaaatgtgACAAAATTAACAcaatgaaattaacaattaacacaaataaaatgaaatgctggtttttgaggagaggggaaactggagtacccggagaaagcctctcggtgcagagtagagaaccaataaACTTTGTTTGTCTCATTAAAACTGATCAGTTACAAAACTTCATTATTTCAGCTATCTGAACATACCGTTGCGTGCAGACAAATGGAGTGCATTCGTTATACAGTGAATTGAAGCGGTTTTAATGAAGCATGTAATAAATGCGCAGAAAGATTGGAGTGAAATGGTGGTCTTGGACATATAATAACCTCAAAGCAACTCACCACGATTTCGAAGCTGTAGGCACTTAATTAACTTTTAACAAGTGCAGAGAATTGAAAAAGAATTCGAAAAATTAATACTCTGGCAACAAATAAAgcaattttaaataaatttaagtCTCATTTTACCGTTGTCCCAATGCATGACTTTAACGCCTCGCCAATTTCCTTTTCGTTGCCATAAATCGCTGCGCAGTCGATGTGCTTGTAACCTGCCTTTATGGCTGCCTTTACAGCCTCACCTACATCTCCTGGTTTGCTTTTCCACGTCCCGAGTCCAACAGCAGGAATTGTTCGGCCATTGTTCAATTTGAAAGCCTCCATCTGCTGAGAAAACGAAGAAAGGAAGCTTATGGGATAAAAATATCTAGTTCGAAGGAAACGACCTAGTCGAGGTGCAGAGAGGCACAAAGTAATAGAACACATGTATGCGGTGACGTGACGTTCGTCTCGTGCCCAGATGAAAAACCGAAATGTATTTCAGACGGGAGGGGAAAGCAATAGACACTCAAGAATTAGGCATTATTGCCTAAGGAAATGCTTATATTTGCACTAATTAAAtgttaaaatataattttatgtGAAATTAGTATACTGCATGAATGACATGTGATAGGAATACAATATCTAAAGGAGATTTTGCCGATTCACAGTTCCCTTACCCCTGCCCACTAATGTTTGCAATGTCCAGTCCTTGCTTGCAAGGCGAGGTAACTAAGGTACGAGCAAAAGATGGCGTCCAAAACCAGAACTGTTGCCTTGTCTGACATTAAAAACAAGATTAGACGCAGCGCTTTATATAAGCAAGAAAAACTtagaaaaaacaaggaaaagagaataaaaaacttcaaaagaaaacaagaggaaGCGGATGGACAAGAAGAGGTGAAACGTTTAGTGGTTGATACGCCTTTCCAACTTGAACACGTGTTTCGTGTTCGTGAAACgttaatttgaaaataattaattggAGAGAAACTCTCAGTTTTTTATTGCCTTCAAGGGTAGATATTTTTGATAAAAAGAAGAATATAATAAAATCCTATGCTTATATctttcaaaagttccttcaaagCTAAGTATCCAAGTGACATTTCTCGCCATGCCTCGAAAACAATTCAAATtacttgttgaatttttcccAGTCATTGTTGTTCAAGTTACAGAATGAATAACTGCAATGCTAAAATGTTATTTCTGTTTTGTCGTAGTTGAAACTGGCAATAAGGCTTACGGTCATTTTGTTCCAAGAACAAAGAGCTATTTTGCTCCTTAGCTGGATGAAAGATTAGACAAATTTCTGGTTTGGATCGAAATAACTTCTTATTCTTGGATTGAACCCTGGTATATAACCGGATATGGGAAATAATAAACTTGATGTTTCCAGGTTGGCTCTTAGTTCTTGAAACATATAAATAatgtataatttatttatgtttcTCAGAGTGCACAACAATGATTTTTCATTATTAGTGACGATCATCAGCCTTTGTAAAGAATgtagcaaataataattatgtttgtGAAACAGCCCTCAGCAAACTGACCATGCAATTACACAAAATGACTGAGAACATTTTGCGAACTGCATATTAGCAAAATCACTGGTTTGTGAAAATTGACT
This window of the Acropora muricata isolate sample 2 chromosome 14, ASM3666990v1, whole genome shotgun sequence genome carries:
- the LOC136898328 gene encoding aldo-keto reductase family 1 member A1-like, coding for MCSITLCLSAPRLGRFLRTRYFYPISFLSSFSQQMEAFKLNNGRTIPAVGLGTWKSKPGDVGEAVKAAIKAGYKHIDCAAIYGNEKEIGEALKSCIGTTVNREDLFITSKLWNTKHNPKDVAAAAKKTLDDLGLDYLDLYLIHWPLSFEDGDEPFPKDEQGKVIYAYHDPCDTWKAMEELVEEGVVKAIGLSNFNSRQVDEVIKKAKVKPAVNQVECHPYLNQEQLIEHCKKSNVLVTAYSPLGSPDRPWAKPDEPLLLEDPKMVEIGKKYGKTPAQVCLRFQIQRGLVVIPKSVTPARIQSNFEVFDFELSAEDMKVIESFNIPFRVCVPMIEVGGKKVPRDEKHPHYPFNDPF